A portion of the Shewanella sp. SNU WT4 genome contains these proteins:
- the lnt gene encoding apolipoprotein N-acyltransferase has translation MAICHNAGLRLAIGYLAGASTALAFAPYSLWVIYPLAITVGMWQSRHLTTKQTFYYWWAFGFGAFSVGISWVHVSMAQFGGMPLIASIGLMALLALYLAIYPALSGALARYLSPYSLTWRYLALFPALWVLTEWARGWVLTGFPWLWAGYSQVDGPLRPVAADIGTLGLSYLVIIIAAALMLVTARRYRLASAALVIVAITPLATQLQPKLTPQDKAVNVVLVQGNIAQSMKWQPEALWPTLLKYMDLSRPELDADIVIWPEAAIPAPEYMVQSFLDNANQVANLNDAAIITGIISNHNDDFYNSLIVLGNHNNKQQAQADYVGGGINEYRKHQLLPIGEFVPLEALLRPLAPFFNLPMSSFARGDYQQTNLSALGYHIEPAICYEIVFPELLRANFNEHTDMLLTVSNDAWFGDSNGPLQHFDIARMRSVELGRPLVRATNNGVTAVVDAKGNVVDKLPQFETGVLRVAVPLVTGQTLFSYVGEKPILGLSSLLVLLGFILGRRQRRVHNAKLNHSEP, from the coding sequence ATGGCAATTTGCCATAATGCAGGTCTACGACTGGCGATCGGCTATTTAGCCGGCGCCAGTACAGCCCTCGCCTTCGCCCCCTATAGTCTTTGGGTCATTTATCCACTCGCTATCACTGTTGGTATGTGGCAATCACGCCACTTAACGACCAAGCAAACTTTCTATTACTGGTGGGCCTTTGGCTTTGGCGCCTTTAGCGTCGGCATCAGCTGGGTGCATGTCAGCATGGCGCAATTTGGCGGTATGCCGTTAATTGCCTCTATCGGCCTAATGGCGCTGCTAGCTCTCTATCTGGCGATTTATCCCGCGCTCTCTGGCGCCCTTGCCCGCTATTTAAGCCCGTATTCTCTCACTTGGCGATATTTAGCCTTATTCCCCGCGCTGTGGGTATTAACTGAATGGGCCCGGGGCTGGGTGCTGACCGGATTCCCGTGGCTATGGGCAGGTTATTCGCAAGTTGATGGACCACTGCGCCCAGTCGCAGCCGACATTGGCACCTTAGGCTTAAGTTACCTAGTGATTATAATCGCGGCCGCACTCATGCTTGTCACTGCCCGCCGTTATCGCTTAGCTAGCGCCGCACTAGTCATAGTCGCTATCACGCCGCTTGCCACGCAGTTGCAACCTAAGCTGACACCGCAAGACAAAGCCGTGAATGTCGTTTTAGTTCAAGGCAATATCGCCCAAAGCATGAAATGGCAGCCTGAAGCCCTGTGGCCAACACTGCTTAAATACATGGACTTATCTCGACCAGAACTCGATGCTGATATTGTTATTTGGCCAGAAGCTGCGATTCCAGCGCCTGAGTACATGGTGCAATCGTTTTTAGACAATGCCAATCAAGTTGCTAACTTAAATGATGCTGCCATCATTACCGGCATTATCAGCAATCATAACGATGACTTTTATAACTCGTTAATAGTGCTAGGCAATCATAATAACAAGCAGCAAGCACAAGCGGATTATGTGGGTGGCGGCATCAATGAATACCGTAAGCATCAACTACTGCCTATAGGGGAATTTGTTCCACTAGAGGCGCTGTTAAGACCGCTGGCACCGTTTTTCAATCTGCCGATGTCATCGTTTGCTCGCGGGGATTACCAGCAAACTAACCTATCGGCGCTCGGTTATCATATTGAGCCTGCTATTTGTTATGAAATCGTCTTCCCTGAGCTGCTGCGTGCCAACTTCAATGAGCACACCGACATGCTACTGACCGTATCTAATGATGCCTGGTTTGGTGATTCCAATGGACCATTGCAGCATTTTGATATTGCTAGAATGCGCTCGGTAGAATTAGGCAGGCCGTTAGTGCGCGCTACCAACAACGGCGTCACAGCTGTGGTAGATGCCAAAGGCAATGTAGTTGATAAGTTGCCACAATTTGAAACTGGCGTACTTAGGGTGGCCGTACCATTAGTGACCGGCCAGACGTTATTTAGTTATGTGGGTGAGAAACCCATACTAGGGTTAAGCAGCTTATTAGTGTTGCTTGGTTTTATCTTAGGTCGGCGTCAGCGCCGAGTGCATAATGCTAAGCTCAATCATAGCGAGCCATAA
- a CDS encoding FAD-dependent oxidoreductase, whose product MTQQRAQTDVCIIGGGMVGAATAVGLAKLGLSVALVENRRQEDYDPSQPLDVRVSAISMASVRLLQSLGAMDAILAMRHVAYTGLETWEMEGAATRFSASQVKLEQLGYILENRVVQLGIWQQMANYPNLNLYCPAAVAKYQRHDNGVSVLLDDGTSIDCRLLVGCDGANSHVRQWAGIGVSGWDYSQSAMLINIATTEELPAITWQQFTPDGPRSLLPLPDKHASLVWYDTPQRIAQLMQMNNAALKSAIQTHFPARLATDFEIEAKGSFPLTRRHASCYYQENVVILGDAAHTINPLAGQGVNLGFKDVAALIEVIAKAQQAGHDVASTKVLSDYQSLRYRDNLLMMTTMDAFYAGFSNRILPLKLLRNAALRIADKSGPLKDWVLKYALGLV is encoded by the coding sequence GTGACACAACAACGAGCGCAAACTGATGTCTGCATCATAGGTGGTGGAATGGTGGGCGCCGCGACGGCTGTCGGCTTGGCAAAACTTGGCCTATCGGTGGCGCTGGTGGAAAATCGTCGCCAAGAAGATTATGACCCAAGCCAACCCTTAGATGTGCGCGTATCCGCCATTAGCATGGCCTCAGTGCGGTTACTGCAATCGTTAGGCGCTATGGATGCCATTTTAGCTATGCGCCATGTGGCTTACACTGGGCTAGAAACTTGGGAAATGGAAGGTGCTGCCACGCGCTTTAGTGCCAGCCAAGTTAAGCTTGAGCAGTTAGGCTATATCCTTGAGAACCGTGTGGTTCAATTAGGTATTTGGCAGCAAATGGCCAATTATCCCAACCTTAATCTGTATTGCCCCGCGGCCGTGGCTAAATATCAGCGCCATGATAATGGGGTTAGTGTGCTACTCGATGATGGCACCAGTATTGATTGCCGCTTGTTAGTGGGTTGTGATGGTGCGAATTCGCATGTGCGCCAATGGGCGGGCATAGGTGTCAGTGGTTGGGATTATAGTCAAAGTGCCATGCTGATTAATATCGCGACCACAGAGGAGCTGCCCGCTATTACTTGGCAGCAATTTACGCCTGATGGCCCGCGCTCATTACTGCCGTTGCCAGATAAGCATGCTTCGCTAGTTTGGTATGATACGCCGCAGCGCATCGCGCAATTAATGCAGATGAATAATGCGGCGCTAAAAAGCGCGATTCAAACCCATTTCCCAGCGCGCCTTGCTACTGATTTTGAGATTGAAGCCAAGGGCAGTTTTCCGTTAACGCGCCGTCACGCCAGTTGTTATTACCAAGAAAATGTAGTGATCCTAGGCGATGCTGCCCACACTATTAATCCGCTGGCTGGCCAAGGGGTTAATTTAGGCTTTAAAGATGTGGCCGCGTTAATTGAGGTGATAGCTAAAGCGCAGCAAGCCGGCCATGATGTTGCCAGCACTAAAGTACTGAGTGACTATCAAAGCCTACGTTATCGCGACAATTTATTAATGATGACCACTATGGATGCCTTTTATGCCGGTTTCAGTAATCGAATCTTACCGCTTAAATTACTGCGCAACGCGGCGCTGCGCATCGCTGATAAGTCAGGGCCACTGAAAGATTGGGTGCTCAAATATGCGCTGGGCTTAGTCTAA
- a CDS encoding glutathione S-transferase family protein: MLVYGDLASGNCYKVKLILQLLAIEHQWQAVNVLAGQTHTPNYLAINPNGKIPALVLDDKCVLCESNAILLFLAADSAWIPTDRFAKAKMFEWMFFEQYSHEPYIAVARFIKHYQGLPPARRAEFISLQAGGNKALAIMDAQLAKTAYLVGDDPSLADITLFAYTHVAHQGGFDLSLYPHIQRWCQQISSLGGFYPMPSND; this comes from the coding sequence ATGTTAGTGTATGGCGATTTGGCTTCTGGAAACTGTTACAAGGTAAAACTTATCTTGCAACTGTTAGCAATTGAGCATCAATGGCAAGCTGTGAATGTATTGGCGGGGCAGACGCATACGCCAAATTATTTAGCTATTAACCCTAACGGGAAAATTCCGGCATTAGTGTTAGATGATAAATGCGTGCTCTGTGAGTCTAATGCCATCTTGTTGTTTTTGGCCGCAGATAGCGCTTGGATCCCAACGGATAGGTTTGCTAAAGCTAAGATGTTCGAGTGGATGTTCTTTGAGCAGTACAGCCATGAGCCTTATATTGCGGTGGCACGATTCATTAAGCATTATCAGGGGTTACCACCAGCGCGCCGTGCTGAGTTCATTAGCTTACAGGCAGGTGGCAATAAGGCGCTAGCGATTATGGACGCGCAGCTTGCTAAAACCGCTTATTTAGTGGGGGATGATCCGAGTCTTGCTGACATCACTCTATTTGCCTATACCCATGTGGCGCATCAAGGTGGTTTTGATTTAAGCCTATACCCACATATTCAGCGCTGGTGTCAGCAGATATCATCCCTTGGCGGTTTTTATCCTATGCCGAGTAATGATTAA
- the miaB gene encoding tRNA (N6-isopentenyl adenosine(37)-C2)-methylthiotransferase MiaB, with translation MSKKLHIKTWGCQMNEYDSSKMADLLGEAQGYTLTETAEEADILLLNTCSIREKAQEKVFHQLGRWKTLKDKNPDLIIGVGGCVASQEGKAIKDRAHCVDIIFGPQTLHRLPEMIEQVRRGDKAVIDVSFPEIEKFDRLPEPRADGPSAFVSIMEGCSKYCSFCVVPYTRGEEVSRPLDDIILEIAQLAEQGVREVNLLGQNVNAYRGATHDDEICSFAELLRFVAAIDGIDRIRFTTSHPIEFTQDIIDVYTDTPELVSFLHLPVQSGSDRILTLMKRNHMAIEYKSIIRRLRVARPDINISSDFIIGFPGETKEDFADTMKLIEEVNFDHSFSFIYSARPGTPAADLPDDVSLEEKKQRLAILQDRITQQALRYSRHMLGTVQRILVEGPSVKNPMELRGRTENSRVVNFEADMKHIGSFVDVEIVDVLTNSLRGKFIRGEDEMDLRRELRPADILSQRKQDDALGVTTYKP, from the coding sequence ATGAGTAAAAAACTCCATATCAAAACCTGGGGCTGTCAAATGAATGAGTATGACTCATCCAAAATGGCAGACTTGCTGGGTGAAGCTCAGGGATACACTCTGACAGAAACAGCCGAAGAGGCTGACATCCTGCTGCTGAACACCTGCTCAATTCGTGAGAAAGCGCAGGAAAAGGTGTTTCATCAGCTCGGCCGCTGGAAGACCCTGAAAGATAAAAACCCAGACCTAATTATAGGTGTGGGTGGTTGTGTTGCCTCCCAAGAAGGCAAGGCCATTAAAGATCGCGCCCATTGCGTTGATATTATTTTTGGCCCGCAAACGCTACACCGCTTGCCAGAAATGATTGAGCAAGTGCGTCGTGGTGATAAAGCGGTTATCGATGTCAGCTTCCCTGAGATTGAAAAGTTTGACCGTTTACCTGAGCCGCGCGCTGATGGCCCGAGCGCCTTCGTATCTATTATGGAAGGCTGCAGTAAGTACTGTTCATTCTGCGTGGTGCCTTATACCCGCGGTGAAGAAGTGAGCCGTCCGCTTGATGATATTATCCTTGAGATTGCCCAGTTAGCTGAGCAAGGCGTGCGTGAAGTCAATTTACTTGGCCAAAACGTGAACGCCTATCGCGGCGCGACTCATGATGATGAAATCTGTAGCTTCGCTGAATTACTGCGCTTTGTGGCAGCGATTGATGGCATTGATAGAATTCGTTTTACCACCAGCCATCCTATCGAATTCACTCAAGATATTATTGACGTGTACACAGATACGCCTGAGCTTGTAAGCTTCTTGCACCTGCCTGTGCAATCAGGTTCAGATCGCATTCTGACCCTGATGAAACGTAACCATATGGCGATTGAATACAAATCAATTATTCGCCGTTTACGTGTCGCCCGCCCAGATATCAACATTAGTTCTGACTTCATTATTGGTTTCCCTGGTGAAACTAAAGAAGACTTCGCTGATACCATGAAGCTGATTGAAGAAGTGAACTTCGATCATAGCTTTAGCTTTATCTACTCAGCGCGCCCTGGTACGCCAGCGGCAGATCTGCCTGATGATGTTAGCTTGGAAGAAAAGAAACAGCGTTTAGCTATCTTACAAGACCGCATTACTCAGCAAGCCCTGCGTTATAGCCGTCATATGTTAGGTACAGTGCAGCGCATCTTAGTTGAAGGTCCATCAGTGAAAAACCCGATGGAGCTGCGTGGCCGCACTGAAAACAGTCGCGTCGTAAACTTTGAAGCCGATATGAAGCATATCGGTAGCTTTGTGGATGTTGAAATTGTTGATGTGCTAACTAACTCACTGCGCGGTAAATTTATCCGCGGTGAAGATGAAATGGACTTACGTCGTGAATTGCGCCCAGCCGATATTTTATCGCAGCGTAAACAAGATGATGCTTTAGGTGTAACCACCTATAAGCCTTAG
- the ybeY gene encoding rRNA maturation RNase YbeY translates to MSLELFIDLQIATDNNQLPSESDFELWVRAALGNTMAEAELTIRIVDEAESQSLNHDYRGKDKPTNVLSFPFEAPPGIELPLLGDLVICAKVVENEALTQNKALQAHWAHMVIHGCLHLLGYDHINDEEAEEMESLEIELIQSLGYPDPYKEQN, encoded by the coding sequence ATGAGTCTTGAGTTATTTATCGATTTACAAATTGCCACAGATAACAACCAGCTACCGTCTGAATCTGATTTTGAATTATGGGTTCGTGCCGCATTGGGCAACACCATGGCGGAAGCAGAACTCACCATTCGTATTGTCGATGAAGCAGAAAGCCAAAGCTTAAATCACGATTATCGCGGTAAAGATAAACCGACTAATGTGTTATCTTTCCCATTTGAAGCGCCGCCAGGAATTGAATTACCCCTGCTTGGCGATCTTGTTATTTGTGCTAAGGTAGTCGAAAATGAAGCGTTAACCCAAAATAAAGCCTTACAGGCTCATTGGGCGCACATGGTTATCCATGGATGCTTGCATTTACTTGGCTATGATCATATTAATGATGAAGAAGCCGAAGAAATGGAATCACTTGAAATCGAGTTGATCCAATCTCTTGGTTACCCAGACCCTTACAAGGAGCAAAACTGA
- a CDS encoding PhoH family protein, with protein sequence MSGKMTTLNLYLEPAETRRLASLCGPFDDNIKQLERRIGVKISYRNNHFQIVGLPRNCLTANNLLRDLYVETQTVKGSTPDLELDTVHLAIQQAVSIEAASESDDKHLHIKTKRGVIKPRNPNQGQYVANIVTHDITFGIGPAGTGKTYLAVAAAVDALERQEIRRIILTRPAVEAGEKLGFLPGDLSQKVDPYLRPLYDALFEMLGFEKVEKLIERSVIEVAPLAYMRGRTLNDAFIILDESQNTTIEQMKMFLTRIGFNSRAVITGDITQIDLPKHQKSGLRHSIEVLNGVNEISFNFFQSHDVVRHPVVARIVDAYEAYEQKTAKAGHDNQHQLQDTHHES encoded by the coding sequence TTGTCTGGTAAAATGACTACGCTCAATCTTTATCTTGAGCCCGCTGAAACTCGTCGTTTGGCTTCTTTATGTGGTCCGTTTGATGACAACATCAAGCAACTTGAGCGCCGCATCGGGGTAAAAATTAGCTACCGCAACAACCATTTTCAGATTGTCGGTTTACCGAGAAACTGCCTAACTGCCAATAACTTGCTGCGTGATTTATATGTCGAGACTCAAACAGTTAAAGGCAGCACCCCAGATTTAGAGCTAGATACTGTGCATTTAGCCATTCAACAAGCAGTATCGATTGAGGCTGCGAGTGAATCTGATGACAAGCATCTGCATATCAAAACCAAGCGGGGCGTCATTAAGCCGCGTAATCCTAATCAAGGCCAATATGTTGCCAATATAGTGACCCATGACATTACCTTTGGTATTGGCCCTGCAGGCACAGGCAAAACCTATTTAGCGGTTGCGGCCGCCGTTGACGCCTTAGAGCGCCAAGAGATTCGCCGCATTATTCTAACGCGCCCAGCGGTTGAAGCCGGTGAAAAACTAGGTTTCTTACCTGGGGATTTAAGTCAGAAAGTCGACCCGTATTTACGCCCGCTGTATGACGCCTTGTTTGAAATGTTAGGCTTTGAAAAGGTTGAAAAACTGATTGAGCGCAGCGTCATTGAAGTCGCGCCTTTAGCCTATATGCGCGGTCGCACCTTAAACGATGCCTTTATCATTCTTGATGAAAGCCAAAACACCACCATAGAACAAATGAAGATGTTCTTAACTCGAATTGGCTTTAATTCCCGAGCGGTGATCACCGGCGACATTACTCAGATAGATTTACCTAAGCATCAAAAATCAGGGCTACGTCATTCCATTGAAGTGCTTAATGGCGTCAATGAAATTAGTTTTAATTTCTTCCAATCCCATGACGTAGTTCGCCATCCCGTCGTGGCGCGTATCGTTGATGCTTATGAAGCGTATGAGCAAAAAACCGCGAAAGCGGGCCACGATAATCAGCACCAATTACAGGACACTCACCATGAGTCTTGA
- the corC gene encoding CNNM family magnesium/cobalt transport protein CorC (CorC(YbeX) belongs to the Cyclin M Mg2+ Exporter (CNNM) family, and was characterized as belonging to a set of three proteins, at least one of which must be present for CorA to function.), with product MSDDIPPSTSAHKKSWLDRVSQIFQGEPQNRDDLVDVIHDAEQRDLITEDTREMIKGVLEVSDLRVRDIMIPRAQIVAVQINNSVEELLSTVIGSAHSRFPVVNEDKDHIEGILLAKDLIRYGFNLEADFSLDKVIRPAVVVPESKRVDVLLKEFRSQRYHMAIVVDEYGGVSGLVTIEDILEEIVGEIEDEFDHDSSEDTEIRKISPKVFMVKALTPIDDFNEHFNTHFSDEEFDTVGGLVSHAFGHLPERNEKITIDGIEFKIVNADTRRLIQLRVSWPESEDNQTVEN from the coding sequence ATGAGTGATGATATCCCACCGAGTACCAGCGCCCACAAAAAAAGTTGGCTTGATAGAGTAAGTCAGATTTTTCAGGGCGAACCCCAGAATCGCGATGATCTGGTGGACGTGATCCATGATGCCGAGCAGCGTGATTTGATCACAGAAGATACCCGCGAAATGATTAAAGGCGTATTGGAAGTTTCTGACTTACGAGTACGCGACATTATGATCCCACGGGCGCAAATCGTCGCCGTCCAGATCAATAACAGTGTCGAAGAATTATTGTCTACCGTCATAGGTTCAGCGCATTCCCGCTTCCCTGTGGTTAATGAAGATAAAGATCATATCGAAGGAATTTTGCTCGCCAAAGACCTCATTCGTTATGGCTTTAATTTAGAAGCCGATTTCAGCTTAGACAAGGTCATTCGACCTGCAGTCGTTGTTCCAGAAAGCAAACGCGTAGATGTGTTACTTAAAGAATTTCGCTCACAACGTTACCATATGGCCATAGTGGTCGATGAATATGGCGGCGTATCGGGTCTAGTGACCATTGAGGATATTCTGGAAGAAATTGTCGGTGAAATTGAAGACGAATTTGACCATGACAGCAGTGAAGATACTGAAATTCGCAAAATCAGTCCTAAAGTGTTTATGGTTAAAGCCCTAACTCCAATCGATGATTTCAATGAACACTTCAACACTCACTTTAGCGATGAAGAGTTTGATACCGTTGGCGGCTTAGTGTCACATGCTTTTGGTCACTTACCTGAACGTAACGAAAAAATCACCATAGATGGCATTGAGTTTAAAATCGTCAACGCTGATACCCGCCGTCTTATTCAGTTACGAGTATCTTGGCCAGAATCCGAAGATAATCAAACAGTTGAAAATTAA
- the pdxY gene encoding pyridoxal kinase PdxY, whose translation MKRILSIQSHVVFGCAGNSSAVFPMRRNGMEVWPINTVQFSNHTQYQQGFKGMVMPAGQITELVTGLANIDALSQCDALLSGYLGSAEQGEEILAAVATIKAANPNALYFCDPVMGHPEKGCIVAPGVMEFFKQRALVCADMIAPNLLELETLAGHSINDLNGVKAATKQLLDTGIKLVLVKHLSRAGSSDEFQMLLSCEQGDFIISRPLYMFERQPVGVGDLLSGLMLSNLLRGFDAVTAFERTNAAVDSVLKQTFETQSYELQLIASQEQIAEPDVIYRAVAC comes from the coding sequence ATGAAGCGGATCTTATCCATTCAATCTCATGTGGTATTTGGTTGTGCCGGCAATAGCAGCGCTGTGTTTCCTATGCGTCGTAACGGCATGGAAGTGTGGCCGATTAATACTGTCCAGTTTTCTAACCATACACAATATCAACAAGGTTTTAAGGGAATGGTAATGCCAGCAGGGCAAATTACCGAACTTGTGACTGGACTTGCTAATATTGATGCCTTGAGCCAATGTGATGCCTTATTAAGTGGCTATCTTGGTAGCGCCGAGCAAGGTGAAGAGATTTTAGCGGCTGTGGCTACGATTAAAGCCGCTAACCCAAATGCCCTCTATTTTTGCGATCCTGTCATGGGTCATCCTGAAAAAGGCTGTATTGTGGCCCCAGGGGTGATGGAATTCTTTAAGCAACGCGCGTTAGTTTGCGCTGACATGATAGCCCCCAACTTATTAGAATTAGAAACCTTGGCAGGTCATAGCATTAACGATCTTAATGGCGTTAAAGCTGCGACTAAGCAATTATTGGATACTGGCATTAAGTTAGTCCTAGTGAAGCACTTAAGCCGCGCAGGCAGCAGTGATGAGTTCCAAATGCTATTAAGCTGTGAGCAGGGTGATTTTATTATTTCACGCCCTCTGTATATGTTTGAGCGCCAACCTGTGGGCGTAGGTGATTTACTGAGTGGCTTGATGCTGAGTAACTTATTGCGTGGTTTTGATGCCGTGACCGCTTTTGAGCGCACTAATGCCGCGGTTGATAGCGTGTTGAAGCAGACCTTTGAGACTCAATCCTATGAGCTGCAATTGATTGCCAGCCAAGAACAAATTGCTGAGCCTGATGTGATTTATCGCGCAGTGGCTTGCTAA
- the ychF gene encoding redox-regulated ATPase YchF has product MGFKCGIVGLPNVGKSTLFNALTKAGIEAANFPFCTIEPNTGVVPVPDPRLDALAAIVKPERILPTTMEFVDIAGLVAGASKGEGLGNKFLANIRETDAIGHVVRCFDNDNIIHVANKIDPASDIEVINTELALADLDSVERAITRQQKRAKSGDKDAKFEVEVLEKLRPVLDEGKMLRSLPLEKEELEAVAYLNLLTIKPTMYIANVSEDGFENNPHLDVVMAIAAAENAVVVPVCAAIESELAEMDAEERDEFMADLGLEEPGLDRVIRGGYSLLDLQTYFTAGVKEVRAWTVPVGASAPQAAGVIHTDFERGFIRAQVMAYNDFLEFKGESGCKEAGKLRVEGKTYIVKDGDVMHFLFNV; this is encoded by the coding sequence ATGGGTTTTAAATGTGGCATCGTTGGTTTGCCAAACGTAGGTAAGTCTACGCTGTTTAACGCACTGACAAAGGCTGGGATTGAAGCAGCAAACTTTCCTTTCTGTACCATTGAGCCTAATACCGGCGTAGTGCCAGTGCCGGATCCACGCTTAGATGCGTTAGCGGCCATTGTTAAACCTGAGCGTATTCTGCCTACCACGATGGAATTTGTGGATATTGCAGGTTTAGTGGCTGGCGCCTCTAAAGGTGAAGGCTTAGGCAATAAATTCTTAGCTAACATTCGTGAAACTGACGCTATTGGTCATGTGGTTCGTTGTTTTGATAACGACAACATTATTCACGTGGCTAACAAGATTGATCCTGCCAGCGATATCGAAGTCATTAACACCGAATTGGCCTTAGCCGACTTAGACAGTGTTGAGCGTGCGATTACTCGCCAGCAAAAACGCGCTAAGAGCGGTGACAAAGATGCTAAGTTCGAAGTTGAAGTGCTTGAGAAACTGCGTCCAGTATTAGATGAAGGCAAAATGCTGCGTTCATTACCGCTGGAAAAAGAAGAGTTGGAAGCCGTTGCTTATTTGAACCTGCTGACTATCAAGCCAACTATGTACATTGCTAACGTATCTGAAGACGGTTTTGAAAATAACCCGCATTTAGACGTAGTTATGGCCATTGCTGCCGCTGAGAATGCGGTAGTAGTACCAGTATGTGCAGCGATTGAATCTGAACTGGCGGAAATGGATGCTGAAGAGCGTGATGAGTTTATGGCTGACTTAGGCTTAGAAGAGCCAGGTCTTGATCGCGTGATCCGCGGTGGCTACTCATTACTTGATCTGCAAACTTACTTTACCGCGGGTGTAAAAGAAGTGCGCGCTTGGACTGTGCCAGTAGGTGCTTCTGCGCCACAAGCGGCTGGTGTTATTCACACTGACTTTGAACGCGGCTTTATTCGTGCTCAAGTAATGGCGTATAACGACTTTTTAGAGTTCAAAGGCGAGTCTGGCTGTAAAGAAGCCGGTAAATTGCGAGTGGAAGGTAAAACTTATATCGTTAAAGATGGCGACGTAATGCATTTCCTGTTCAATGTTTAA
- the pth gene encoding aminoacyl-tRNA hydrolase has protein sequence MDQIKLIVGLANPGAEYAQTRHNAGAWYVQELARMANVSLVPDSKYFGMTARVMLFGREVRLLIPSTYMNLSGKSVSALANFFRIEPEEILVAHDELDMPPGVAKFKIGGGHGGHNGLKDIVAKMANNNNFYRLRIGIGHPGDKNKVAAYVLNKASSDDQEKILAAIDEAVRSTEIGFKEDMVKAQHRLHSFKAV, from the coding sequence ATGGATCAGATAAAATTGATTGTTGGCTTAGCCAACCCTGGCGCAGAATATGCGCAAACTCGCCATAACGCTGGCGCTTGGTATGTCCAAGAATTAGCTCGCATGGCGAATGTAAGTTTAGTGCCAGACTCTAAATATTTTGGAATGACGGCAAGAGTCATGTTGTTTGGTCGCGAGGTTCGTTTGTTGATCCCATCGACGTACATGAACTTAAGCGGTAAGTCTGTGTCCGCGCTGGCTAATTTCTTTCGAATTGAGCCAGAAGAGATACTAGTGGCCCACGATGAATTAGACATGCCTCCGGGGGTGGCCAAATTTAAGATAGGTGGCGGTCACGGTGGTCATAATGGCCTCAAAGACATAGTGGCTAAAATGGCCAACAATAATAATTTTTATCGCTTACGGATTGGCATTGGTCATCCTGGCGATAAAAACAAAGTGGCAGCTTATGTACTGAATAAAGCATCGAGTGACGATCAAGAAAAAATCTTGGCCGCGATTGATGAAGCCGTACGCTCCACTGAAATTGGATTTAAAGAAGATATGGTTAAGGCGCAACATAGACTGCATTCATTCAAAGCCGTCTAG